In Desulfurobacterium indicum, a genomic segment contains:
- a CDS encoding ABC transporter permease has product MKYIGYRLVSSVVMIFLMVTFVFFLLRILPGDPVLALTGGKAPPEVVKQLKEQLGLNLPIYKQYLKFLSDILHGNLGTSIVTGESIKSELLERFPATLELSIVSIILAAGWGIVLGIEGARREGSVFDFVTKLIALSFYAIPIFFVGIMMQYIFGVKLGWFPISGRIDPLNEPDHVITGLYLVDTLLTKNFAGFVDALKHIFLPAFSLSLVLFSVIYRITRSNMILQLKKEYVKAARARGLKERRVIYYHAFKNAFIPIFTLIGLQFAGLLGGAILTENVFSWPGLGSYLIERIGYRDFPAIQGAILFYAVIVVFISIAIDIICALMNPKIKYE; this is encoded by the coding sequence TTGAAGTATATAGGATACAGGCTTGTTTCTTCTGTGGTGATGATTTTCTTAATGGTTACATTTGTATTTTTCCTGCTTAGAATTCTACCAGGTGATCCGGTTTTGGCACTTACGGGTGGAAAGGCACCGCCAGAAGTTGTTAAGCAGTTGAAAGAGCAGTTAGGACTTAATCTTCCTATATATAAGCAGTATTTAAAGTTTCTTTCTGACATACTACACGGTAATCTTGGAACTTCTATAGTTACCGGGGAAAGCATTAAAAGTGAACTTCTTGAAAGATTCCCCGCCACTCTGGAGCTATCTATCGTAAGTATTATTCTGGCGGCCGGCTGGGGTATTGTTCTGGGTATTGAGGGAGCAAGGCGTGAAGGTAGTGTGTTTGATTTTGTTACCAAGTTAATAGCTCTTTCTTTCTATGCTATTCCTATATTTTTCGTAGGTATTATGATGCAGTATATTTTTGGTGTGAAGCTCGGCTGGTTTCCGATTTCAGGAAGAATTGATCCTCTAAATGAGCCTGACCACGTTATAACAGGCCTTTACCTTGTTGACACTCTTTTGACAAAGAATTTTGCAGGCTTTGTTGATGCCCTTAAGCACATTTTCCTTCCTGCTTTCTCTTTGTCTCTTGTTCTTTTTTCTGTCATATACAGAATTACGCGGAGCAACATGATTTTGCAGCTTAAGAAAGAATATGTAAAAGCTGCGAGAGCAAGAGGATTGAAGGAAAGGAGAGTGATTTACTATCACGCATTTAAGAATGCTTTTATTCCGATTTTTACTCTTATAGGTCTTCAATTTGCTGGACTTTTGGGCGGAGCAATCCTTACAGAGAATGTCTTTTCATGGCCCGGGCTTGGTTCTTACTTAATTGAAAGAATCGGTTACAGAGATTTTCCAGCAATTCAGGGGGCTATTCTGTTTTATGCTGTTATTGTTGTGTTTATATCTATCGCGATAGATATAATTTGTGCTCTTATGAATCCAAAAATTAAGTATGAGTAG